In Vespa velutina chromosome 1, iVesVel2.1, whole genome shotgun sequence, the following proteins share a genomic window:
- the LOC124952116 gene encoding fanconi-associated nuclease 1-like isoform X1: MMSIQTNIDQYFKLKLKNNQKVKSRNFVDLKELKRLKKQPKNIKSQTKFRQSNERKHFSSINTSSFHTNKSIDNAQMTDTGTHFMVNINTAYVSDDLLDNETNALSDCSIIYERICTSNNKKSIDKEKATDSEKYCITDSEETCIKNQLQSFEEQVSSSHNDNELIMQSKLFEEGSNTRFSMEEDLKILDVEDNGISKNKYDISTVHSSPVKSILNSPSKQRNLTFSPKKSSTKEILSHNPKTQKNSNLYFRQIVNIELTHTAIENMNFLKEGAILANNFDLQKIYADSSFIFKYNRVDTRASEKYEYDDVIIPAETYAAILFMIVVNVFSNPINCGYFDKDEIDFIFSMFTLSIEAQMLFARILKRKYSWHRVGHLKYNNLADDLIPVCNELVSKLFFISDIENEELSTSLKMLQVDEIRTICKDFKLNHNNKKQSIKKLLEMGAKKPLFPGMKTSGDRLKSLISNKLGYCIRLSQKTKDIFDKVLTLLIPLSQEPQETVSDIYNKLMQIELKKMVFPKFSDKRYPIFSNRNQLIRYIEAKNELTGIMNAIEKKQWETVKKIGKLAYDQWLLIMKNEFTCLENYVVPLHISRFMPGYLWLKILSKSIDAFKKVKETLPFAIEILHKLINQNFYMQRKKETWYAELALIEMHHNKNLEASAKITLKSLKIETLSEVGTAELLERAKKLVKRKNGISNTTSTNIKTTLKFMNSKLKSPILNTITVEATLIKGNFGVSKSKWCTDNNTDNKSYISVENVALNFYYNQGFNGGIHCEGALPVTLFFVLFWEELFNIDIPGAFVTLYQTAPLDLFTKDFYKNRKETIDMKLKLLRSFDPETFSSIVEYNFILNSHFESMMHVKMFTSNNIKEIVYCLGTENVIKICERLIHNFTLWKAGFPDLVIWNSNNKTCKIVEVKGPGDKLSVKQTLWLQYLHEMGVNVEVCLVKDNGKTY; this comes from the exons ATg ATGTCTATCCAAACAAATATTGATCAATATTTTAagctaaaattaaaaaataatcagaaAGTGAAATCGCGAAATTTTGTTGATTTGAAAGAActtaaaagattgaaaaag CAAcctaagaatataaaatcacaAACAAAATTTAGACAAAGTAACGAGAGAAAGCATTTTTCATCAATTAATACGTCATCATTTCATACTAATAAATCAATAGACAATGCACAAATGACAGATACAGGTACTCATTTTatggtaaatataaatacagcTTATGTATCAGATGATCTATTAGATAATGAAACTAATGCATTATCAGATTGctctataatatatgaaagaatatgtacatcaaataataaaaaatcaattgataaagaaaaagcaacTGATTCTGAAAAATACTGTATAACAGATTCTGAAGAAACTTGTATCAAGAATCAATTACAAAGTTTTGAGGAACAAGTATCGTCTAGTCACAATGATAATGAACTTATAATGCAATCTAAATTATTTGAAGAAGGAAGTAATACAAGGTTTTCTATGGAAGAAGATTTAAAGATATTGGATGTTGAAGATAATGGTAtaagtaaaaacaaatatgaCATCTCTACAGTACATAGTAGTCCtgtaaaaagtatattaaactCTCCTTCTAAGCAAAGAAATCTAACTTTCAGTCCAAAAAAAAGTTCTACCAAAGAAATTTTGTCACATAATCCAAAAACTCAAAAGAACtcaaatctttattttcgacaAATAGTAAATATAGAACTTACACATACTGcaatagaaaatatgaattttctaaaagaaGGTGCAATTCTGGCTAATAATTTTGATCTTCAGAAGATATATGCTGAtagttcatttatatttaaatacaatcgTGTAGATACAAGAGCAtctgaaaaatatgaatatgatGATGTGATTATACCAGCAGAAACATATGCAgcgattttatttatgatagtAGTGAATGTTTTTTCAAATCCTATAAATTGTGGATATTTTGATAAGGatgaaatagattttattttttctatgtttACACTTTCTATAGAAGCTCAAATGTTATTTGCACgtatcttaaaaagaaaatattcatggCACAGAGTAGGACATTTAAAATACAACAATTTAGCTGATGATTTGATACCAGTTTGCAACGAACTTGTGtcaaagttattttttatatctgatattgaaaatgaagaattatCTACTTCCCTTAAAATGCTTCAAGTTGATGAAATTCGTACAATTTGTAAAGACTTTAAgttaaatcataataataaaaaacaatcgataaagaaattattagaaatggGAGCCAAAAAACCTCTTTTTCCTGGCATGAAAACCTCAGGTGATAGATTAAAGTCATTGATATCAAATAAGTTGGGATATTGTATACGTTTAAGTCAAAAGACcaaagatatttttgataaggtattaacattattaataccACTATCTCAAGAACCACAAGAGACTGtatcagatatatataataagttgaTGCAGATCGAACTTAAAAAGATGGTTTTTCCTAAATTTTCTGATAAAAGATATCCTATTTTTAGCAACAGAAATCAATTAATTCG atatattgaaGCAAAAAATGAACTTACTGGTATAATGAATGccattgaaaaaaaacaatgggagactgtaaaaaaaattggaaagttAGCTTATGATCAATGGCTacttattatgaaaaatgaattcacatg TTTAGAAAACTATGTGGTTCCTTTGCATATATCTCGCTTTATGCCAGGTTATTTATggttgaaaatattatctaaaagTATAGATGCAtttaagaaagtaaaagagacaTTACCATTTGCCATtgaaattttacataaattaataaatcaaaatttttacatgcaaagaaaaaaagaaacttggtATGCTGAATTAGCATTGATAGAAATgcatcataataaaaatttagaagCTAGTGCAAAAATAACGCTGAAGTCATTGAAAATTGAAACTTTATCCGAAGTTGGTACTGCAGAACTTTtggaaagagcaaaaaaacttgttaaaagaaaaaatggcatAAGTAATACTACGTCGACTAATATTAAGACCACATTAAAATTCATGAATAGCAAGCTTAAAAGTccaatattaaatacaataacagTGGAAGCTACTTTAATTAAAGG aaattttggAGTTAGTAAGAGCAAATGGTGTACTGATAATAACACAGATAATAAATCCTATATTTCAGTTGAAAATGTTGcattaaacttttattataatcaaggTTTTAATGGTGGAATACATTGCGAAGGTGCTTTACCagttactttattttttgtcttattttgGGAAGAactatttaatattgatattccTGGAGCTTTTGTGACATTATATCAAACAGCTCCCCTAGATTTATTTactaaagatttttataaaaatagaaaagaaacaattgaTATGAAACTTAAATTATTACGCAGTTTTGATCCAGAAACTTTTAGTAGTATAGTagaatataactttatattGAACAGTCACTTTGAATCCATGATGCATGTTAAAATGTTtacaagtaataatattaaa GAAATCGTATATTGTTTAGGGActgaaaatgttataaaaatttgtgaacgacttattcataattttaccTTATGGAAAGCTGGCTTTCCTGATTTGGTCATATggaattcaaataataaaact tgcAAAATCGTTGAAGTCAAAGGACCTGGTGATAAGCTTTCAGTGAAGCAAACATTATGGTTACAGTACTTACATGAAATGGGAGTAAATGTGGAAGTTTGTCTAGTAAAAg ATAATGGCAAAACTTACTGA
- the LOC124952116 gene encoding fanconi-associated nuclease 1-like isoform X2 has protein sequence MSIQTNIDQYFKLKLKNNQKVKSRNFVDLKELKRLKKQPKNIKSQTKFRQSNERKHFSSINTSSFHTNKSIDNAQMTDTGTHFMVNINTAYVSDDLLDNETNALSDCSIIYERICTSNNKKSIDKEKATDSEKYCITDSEETCIKNQLQSFEEQVSSSHNDNELIMQSKLFEEGSNTRFSMEEDLKILDVEDNGISKNKYDISTVHSSPVKSILNSPSKQRNLTFSPKKSSTKEILSHNPKTQKNSNLYFRQIVNIELTHTAIENMNFLKEGAILANNFDLQKIYADSSFIFKYNRVDTRASEKYEYDDVIIPAETYAAILFMIVVNVFSNPINCGYFDKDEIDFIFSMFTLSIEAQMLFARILKRKYSWHRVGHLKYNNLADDLIPVCNELVSKLFFISDIENEELSTSLKMLQVDEIRTICKDFKLNHNNKKQSIKKLLEMGAKKPLFPGMKTSGDRLKSLISNKLGYCIRLSQKTKDIFDKVLTLLIPLSQEPQETVSDIYNKLMQIELKKMVFPKFSDKRYPIFSNRNQLIRYIEAKNELTGIMNAIEKKQWETVKKIGKLAYDQWLLIMKNEFTCLENYVVPLHISRFMPGYLWLKILSKSIDAFKKVKETLPFAIEILHKLINQNFYMQRKKETWYAELALIEMHHNKNLEASAKITLKSLKIETLSEVGTAELLERAKKLVKRKNGISNTTSTNIKTTLKFMNSKLKSPILNTITVEATLIKGNFGVSKSKWCTDNNTDNKSYISVENVALNFYYNQGFNGGIHCEGALPVTLFFVLFWEELFNIDIPGAFVTLYQTAPLDLFTKDFYKNRKETIDMKLKLLRSFDPETFSSIVEYNFILNSHFESMMHVKMFTSNNIKEIVYCLGTENVIKICERLIHNFTLWKAGFPDLVIWNSNNKTCKIVEVKGPGDKLSVKQTLWLQYLHEMGVNVEVCLVKDNGKTY, from the exons ATGTCTATCCAAACAAATATTGATCAATATTTTAagctaaaattaaaaaataatcagaaAGTGAAATCGCGAAATTTTGTTGATTTGAAAGAActtaaaagattgaaaaag CAAcctaagaatataaaatcacaAACAAAATTTAGACAAAGTAACGAGAGAAAGCATTTTTCATCAATTAATACGTCATCATTTCATACTAATAAATCAATAGACAATGCACAAATGACAGATACAGGTACTCATTTTatggtaaatataaatacagcTTATGTATCAGATGATCTATTAGATAATGAAACTAATGCATTATCAGATTGctctataatatatgaaagaatatgtacatcaaataataaaaaatcaattgataaagaaaaagcaacTGATTCTGAAAAATACTGTATAACAGATTCTGAAGAAACTTGTATCAAGAATCAATTACAAAGTTTTGAGGAACAAGTATCGTCTAGTCACAATGATAATGAACTTATAATGCAATCTAAATTATTTGAAGAAGGAAGTAATACAAGGTTTTCTATGGAAGAAGATTTAAAGATATTGGATGTTGAAGATAATGGTAtaagtaaaaacaaatatgaCATCTCTACAGTACATAGTAGTCCtgtaaaaagtatattaaactCTCCTTCTAAGCAAAGAAATCTAACTTTCAGTCCAAAAAAAAGTTCTACCAAAGAAATTTTGTCACATAATCCAAAAACTCAAAAGAACtcaaatctttattttcgacaAATAGTAAATATAGAACTTACACATACTGcaatagaaaatatgaattttctaaaagaaGGTGCAATTCTGGCTAATAATTTTGATCTTCAGAAGATATATGCTGAtagttcatttatatttaaatacaatcgTGTAGATACAAGAGCAtctgaaaaatatgaatatgatGATGTGATTATACCAGCAGAAACATATGCAgcgattttatttatgatagtAGTGAATGTTTTTTCAAATCCTATAAATTGTGGATATTTTGATAAGGatgaaatagattttattttttctatgtttACACTTTCTATAGAAGCTCAAATGTTATTTGCACgtatcttaaaaagaaaatattcatggCACAGAGTAGGACATTTAAAATACAACAATTTAGCTGATGATTTGATACCAGTTTGCAACGAACTTGTGtcaaagttattttttatatctgatattgaaaatgaagaattatCTACTTCCCTTAAAATGCTTCAAGTTGATGAAATTCGTACAATTTGTAAAGACTTTAAgttaaatcataataataaaaaacaatcgataaagaaattattagaaatggGAGCCAAAAAACCTCTTTTTCCTGGCATGAAAACCTCAGGTGATAGATTAAAGTCATTGATATCAAATAAGTTGGGATATTGTATACGTTTAAGTCAAAAGACcaaagatatttttgataaggtattaacattattaataccACTATCTCAAGAACCACAAGAGACTGtatcagatatatataataagttgaTGCAGATCGAACTTAAAAAGATGGTTTTTCCTAAATTTTCTGATAAAAGATATCCTATTTTTAGCAACAGAAATCAATTAATTCG atatattgaaGCAAAAAATGAACTTACTGGTATAATGAATGccattgaaaaaaaacaatgggagactgtaaaaaaaattggaaagttAGCTTATGATCAATGGCTacttattatgaaaaatgaattcacatg TTTAGAAAACTATGTGGTTCCTTTGCATATATCTCGCTTTATGCCAGGTTATTTATggttgaaaatattatctaaaagTATAGATGCAtttaagaaagtaaaagagacaTTACCATTTGCCATtgaaattttacataaattaataaatcaaaatttttacatgcaaagaaaaaaagaaacttggtATGCTGAATTAGCATTGATAGAAATgcatcataataaaaatttagaagCTAGTGCAAAAATAACGCTGAAGTCATTGAAAATTGAAACTTTATCCGAAGTTGGTACTGCAGAACTTTtggaaagagcaaaaaaacttgttaaaagaaaaaatggcatAAGTAATACTACGTCGACTAATATTAAGACCACATTAAAATTCATGAATAGCAAGCTTAAAAGTccaatattaaatacaataacagTGGAAGCTACTTTAATTAAAGG aaattttggAGTTAGTAAGAGCAAATGGTGTACTGATAATAACACAGATAATAAATCCTATATTTCAGTTGAAAATGTTGcattaaacttttattataatcaaggTTTTAATGGTGGAATACATTGCGAAGGTGCTTTACCagttactttattttttgtcttattttgGGAAGAactatttaatattgatattccTGGAGCTTTTGTGACATTATATCAAACAGCTCCCCTAGATTTATTTactaaagatttttataaaaatagaaaagaaacaattgaTATGAAACTTAAATTATTACGCAGTTTTGATCCAGAAACTTTTAGTAGTATAGTagaatataactttatattGAACAGTCACTTTGAATCCATGATGCATGTTAAAATGTTtacaagtaataatattaaa GAAATCGTATATTGTTTAGGGActgaaaatgttataaaaatttgtgaacgacttattcataattttaccTTATGGAAAGCTGGCTTTCCTGATTTGGTCATATggaattcaaataataaaact tgcAAAATCGTTGAAGTCAAAGGACCTGGTGATAAGCTTTCAGTGAAGCAAACATTATGGTTACAGTACTTACATGAAATGGGAGTAAATGTGGAAGTTTGTCTAGTAAAAg ATAATGGCAAAACTTACTGA
- the LOC124952116 gene encoding fanconi-associated nuclease 1-like isoform X3 yields MQSKLFEEGSNTRFSMEEDLKILDVEDNGISKNKYDISTVHSSPVKSILNSPSKQRNLTFSPKKSSTKEILSHNPKTQKNSNLYFRQIVNIELTHTAIENMNFLKEGAILANNFDLQKIYADSSFIFKYNRVDTRASEKYEYDDVIIPAETYAAILFMIVVNVFSNPINCGYFDKDEIDFIFSMFTLSIEAQMLFARILKRKYSWHRVGHLKYNNLADDLIPVCNELVSKLFFISDIENEELSTSLKMLQVDEIRTICKDFKLNHNNKKQSIKKLLEMGAKKPLFPGMKTSGDRLKSLISNKLGYCIRLSQKTKDIFDKVLTLLIPLSQEPQETVSDIYNKLMQIELKKMVFPKFSDKRYPIFSNRNQLIRYIEAKNELTGIMNAIEKKQWETVKKIGKLAYDQWLLIMKNEFTCLENYVVPLHISRFMPGYLWLKILSKSIDAFKKVKETLPFAIEILHKLINQNFYMQRKKETWYAELALIEMHHNKNLEASAKITLKSLKIETLSEVGTAELLERAKKLVKRKNGISNTTSTNIKTTLKFMNSKLKSPILNTITVEATLIKGNFGVSKSKWCTDNNTDNKSYISVENVALNFYYNQGFNGGIHCEGALPVTLFFVLFWEELFNIDIPGAFVTLYQTAPLDLFTKDFYKNRKETIDMKLKLLRSFDPETFSSIVEYNFILNSHFESMMHVKMFTSNNIKEIVYCLGTENVIKICERLIHNFTLWKAGFPDLVIWNSNNKTCKIVEVKGPGDKLSVKQTLWLQYLHEMGVNVEVCLVKDNGKTY; encoded by the exons ATGCAATCTAAATTATTTGAAGAAGGAAGTAATACAAGGTTTTCTATGGAAGAAGATTTAAAGATATTGGATGTTGAAGATAATGGTAtaagtaaaaacaaatatgaCATCTCTACAGTACATAGTAGTCCtgtaaaaagtatattaaactCTCCTTCTAAGCAAAGAAATCTAACTTTCAGTCCAAAAAAAAGTTCTACCAAAGAAATTTTGTCACATAATCCAAAAACTCAAAAGAACtcaaatctttattttcgacaAATAGTAAATATAGAACTTACACATACTGcaatagaaaatatgaattttctaaaagaaGGTGCAATTCTGGCTAATAATTTTGATCTTCAGAAGATATATGCTGAtagttcatttatatttaaatacaatcgTGTAGATACAAGAGCAtctgaaaaatatgaatatgatGATGTGATTATACCAGCAGAAACATATGCAgcgattttatttatgatagtAGTGAATGTTTTTTCAAATCCTATAAATTGTGGATATTTTGATAAGGatgaaatagattttattttttctatgtttACACTTTCTATAGAAGCTCAAATGTTATTTGCACgtatcttaaaaagaaaatattcatggCACAGAGTAGGACATTTAAAATACAACAATTTAGCTGATGATTTGATACCAGTTTGCAACGAACTTGTGtcaaagttattttttatatctgatattgaaaatgaagaattatCTACTTCCCTTAAAATGCTTCAAGTTGATGAAATTCGTACAATTTGTAAAGACTTTAAgttaaatcataataataaaaaacaatcgataaagaaattattagaaatggGAGCCAAAAAACCTCTTTTTCCTGGCATGAAAACCTCAGGTGATAGATTAAAGTCATTGATATCAAATAAGTTGGGATATTGTATACGTTTAAGTCAAAAGACcaaagatatttttgataaggtattaacattattaataccACTATCTCAAGAACCACAAGAGACTGtatcagatatatataataagttgaTGCAGATCGAACTTAAAAAGATGGTTTTTCCTAAATTTTCTGATAAAAGATATCCTATTTTTAGCAACAGAAATCAATTAATTCG atatattgaaGCAAAAAATGAACTTACTGGTATAATGAATGccattgaaaaaaaacaatgggagactgtaaaaaaaattggaaagttAGCTTATGATCAATGGCTacttattatgaaaaatgaattcacatg TTTAGAAAACTATGTGGTTCCTTTGCATATATCTCGCTTTATGCCAGGTTATTTATggttgaaaatattatctaaaagTATAGATGCAtttaagaaagtaaaagagacaTTACCATTTGCCATtgaaattttacataaattaataaatcaaaatttttacatgcaaagaaaaaaagaaacttggtATGCTGAATTAGCATTGATAGAAATgcatcataataaaaatttagaagCTAGTGCAAAAATAACGCTGAAGTCATTGAAAATTGAAACTTTATCCGAAGTTGGTACTGCAGAACTTTtggaaagagcaaaaaaacttgttaaaagaaaaaatggcatAAGTAATACTACGTCGACTAATATTAAGACCACATTAAAATTCATGAATAGCAAGCTTAAAAGTccaatattaaatacaataacagTGGAAGCTACTTTAATTAAAGG aaattttggAGTTAGTAAGAGCAAATGGTGTACTGATAATAACACAGATAATAAATCCTATATTTCAGTTGAAAATGTTGcattaaacttttattataatcaaggTTTTAATGGTGGAATACATTGCGAAGGTGCTTTACCagttactttattttttgtcttattttgGGAAGAactatttaatattgatattccTGGAGCTTTTGTGACATTATATCAAACAGCTCCCCTAGATTTATTTactaaagatttttataaaaatagaaaagaaacaattgaTATGAAACTTAAATTATTACGCAGTTTTGATCCAGAAACTTTTAGTAGTATAGTagaatataactttatattGAACAGTCACTTTGAATCCATGATGCATGTTAAAATGTTtacaagtaataatattaaa GAAATCGTATATTGTTTAGGGActgaaaatgttataaaaatttgtgaacgacttattcataattttaccTTATGGAAAGCTGGCTTTCCTGATTTGGTCATATggaattcaaataataaaact tgcAAAATCGTTGAAGTCAAAGGACCTGGTGATAAGCTTTCAGTGAAGCAAACATTATGGTTACAGTACTTACATGAAATGGGAGTAAATGTGGAAGTTTGTCTAGTAAAAg ATAATGGCAAAACTTACTGA
- the LOC124952169 gene encoding NAD-dependent protein deacylase sirtuin-5, mitochondrial-like isoform X1: MNVMKSFREILSNSKNVMILTGSGISAESGVPTFRGAGGYWRKYQAQSLATPEAFAANPSLVWEFYEYRRTLVSKVKPNKAHEAIAAFQKRFVKDGKKVTVITQNIDGLHQKAGTEDILELHGSLYRTRCTKCHNISVNENIPICAALDGKGAPDPNITSSTIPIEELPRCENVNCNGLLRPDIIWFGESLNESVLSKAYEIVETCDVCLIIGTSSIVYPAAMFAPQVANRGVPVAEFNIEITPATRQFQYHFEGPCTITVTEALEP; the protein is encoded by the exons ATGAATGTGATGAAATCGTTTCGTGAAATTCTCTCGAATAGTAAAAATGTTATGATTTTAACTGGGAGTGGTATTTCAGCTGAATCTGGTGTACCAACATTTAGAGGAGCAGGTGGATATTGGAGAAAATATCAAGCACAAAGCCTGGCAACACCAGAAGCTTTTGCTGCAAATCCATCATTAGTTTGGGAATTCTATGAATACCGAAGAACATTAGTAAGCAAAGTCAAACCTAATAAG GCCCATGAAGCAATAGCAGCATTTCAAAAACGTTTTGTAAAAGATGGTAAAAAGGTAACAGTAATAACTCAGAATATTGATGGCTTACATCAAAAAGCAGGAACAGAAGACATATTGGAGCTTCATGGTTCGCTTTATAGAACACGCTGCACGAAATGTCACAATATAAgtgttaatgaaaatattccaatttGCGCGGCATTAGATGGAAAAGG AGCACCAGATCCAAATATTACATCTTCTACCATTCCAATAGAAGAACTTCCTAGATGCGAGAATGTAAATTGCAATGGTTTACTTAGACCTGATATTATATGGTTTGGTGAAAGTCTTAATGAATCTGTACTTAGTAAAGCtt ATGAGATTGTTGAAACATGCGATGTATGTTTAATAATTGGAACATCTTCTATTGTATACCCAGCTGCAATGTTTGCACCACAAGTAGCAAATCGTGGAGTACCAGTTGCagaatttaatattgaaataactCCGGCGACAAGGCAATTTCA GTATCATTTTGAAGGTCCTTGTACAATCACCGTAACGGAAGCATTAGAGccataa
- the LOC124952169 gene encoding NAD-dependent protein deacylase sirtuin-5, mitochondrial-like isoform X2 → MIISSLAESGVPTFRGAGGYWRKYQAQSLATPEAFAANPSLVWEFYEYRRTLVSKVKPNKAHEAIAAFQKRFVKDGKKVTVITQNIDGLHQKAGTEDILELHGSLYRTRCTKCHNISVNENIPICAALDGKGAPDPNITSSTIPIEELPRCENVNCNGLLRPDIIWFGESLNESVLSKAYEIVETCDVCLIIGTSSIVYPAAMFAPQVANRGVPVAEFNIEITPATRQFQYHFEGPCTITVTEALEP, encoded by the exons ATGATAATCAGTAGTTTGG CTGAATCTGGTGTACCAACATTTAGAGGAGCAGGTGGATATTGGAGAAAATATCAAGCACAAAGCCTGGCAACACCAGAAGCTTTTGCTGCAAATCCATCATTAGTTTGGGAATTCTATGAATACCGAAGAACATTAGTAAGCAAAGTCAAACCTAATAAG GCCCATGAAGCAATAGCAGCATTTCAAAAACGTTTTGTAAAAGATGGTAAAAAGGTAACAGTAATAACTCAGAATATTGATGGCTTACATCAAAAAGCAGGAACAGAAGACATATTGGAGCTTCATGGTTCGCTTTATAGAACACGCTGCACGAAATGTCACAATATAAgtgttaatgaaaatattccaatttGCGCGGCATTAGATGGAAAAGG AGCACCAGATCCAAATATTACATCTTCTACCATTCCAATAGAAGAACTTCCTAGATGCGAGAATGTAAATTGCAATGGTTTACTTAGACCTGATATTATATGGTTTGGTGAAAGTCTTAATGAATCTGTACTTAGTAAAGCtt ATGAGATTGTTGAAACATGCGATGTATGTTTAATAATTGGAACATCTTCTATTGTATACCCAGCTGCAATGTTTGCACCACAAGTAGCAAATCGTGGAGTACCAGTTGCagaatttaatattgaaataactCCGGCGACAAGGCAATTTCA GTATCATTTTGAAGGTCCTTGTACAATCACCGTAACGGAAGCATTAGAGccataa
- the LOC124952164 gene encoding methionine aminopeptidase 1D, mitochondrial: MNIKKYLFKSIIKNFFRFKSHEKELKPKIINNSFGKYEVVEPWYVSETCQRHVPSYIPKPSYSLTKIPEPGPIRPEIKDKNQIECIKESCELAQYVLTQAEKYVKPGVTTDQLDEMIHEMIINNGAYPSPLNYRGFPKSICTSINNVACHGIPDNRPLKYGDIINIDVTVYLNGYHGDCSKTFEVGESDAEGKKLIQVTELCLQSAIKICKPNEKFCSIGNIVEEIANKHGYNVIPAFAGHGIGTYFHGPPDILHFAHESTERMQPGMTFTIEPILSQGGKEVEILEDGWTAVTVDDARTAQVEHTILITDSGCEIMTK; this comes from the exons atgaatattaaaaaatacttatttaaaagtattatcaagaatttctttcgattcaaatctcac gaaaaagaattaaagccaaaaattataaataactcATTTGGTAAATATGAAGTCGTAGAACCATGGTATGTTTCCGAAACGTGCCAAAGACACGTGCCATCATATATTCCTAAGCCATCTTATAGTTTAACTAAAATCCCAGAACCAGGGCCAATAAGACcagaaattaaagataaaaatcaaatagaatgtataaaagaaagttGTGAACTTGCACAATATGTTCTTACTCAAGCAGAAAAATATGTCAAG CCTGGTGTTACTACAGATCAATTAGATGAAATGATTCatgaaatgattataaataatggaGCATATCCCAGTCCACTTAATTATCGAGGATTTCCAAAATCTATATGTACTAGTATTAATAACGTTGCATGTCATGGTATCCCAGATAATCGTCCATTAAAATACGGAGACATAATTAACATAGATGTAACT GTCTATTTAAATGGCTATCATGGGGATTGTTCAAAAACGTTTGAAGTAGGAGAAAGTGATGCTGAgggtaaaaaattaatacaggTGACTGAACTTTGCCTCCAaagtgcaataaaaatttgtaaaccaaatgaaaaattttgtagTATAG GTAATATTGTGGAAGAAATAGCAAATAAGCATGGATATAATGTAATTCCTGCATTTGCTGGACATGGCATCGGAACTTATTTTCATGGGCCACCAGACATCTTACATTTTG CGCATGAGTCTACTGAAAGAATGCAGCCAGGTATGACATTTACTATAGAGCCAATTCTAAGTCAAGGTGGAAAAGAGGTAGAAATTTTGGAGGATGGTTGGACAGCTGTAACAGTAGATGATGCTAGAACTGCACAAGTAGAACATACTATTTTGATAACTGATAGTGGTTGTGAAATAATGACAAAATAG